AATATAATATTGATAAGATATCATTTATGCATGATGGTTTGTTTTTGGTTAGGTTCAGGTCCATGGAGATGAAAGATAAGGTGCTTAAATCTGGACACTACCTGTTTGATAACAAACCATTAATTGTCAAAGGGTGGACAAGTGAGGCAGACATGAAGAAAGATACTATTACTGCTGTTCCAGTATGGATAAGATTGCACAAACTACCGTTAAAATTTTGAGGGAAGGGACTACCAAAAATATCCAACCTTATCGGGAAATTTATCAAGGGTGATATGGCCACTGAAGAAAAGACTCGTCTGAACTTTGCTAGAGTCATGATAGAGCTTCAAGTCAATCAGAAGTTACCTGACATGGTCAAATTCAAGGATGAATTAGGGCAACTAATCAAAATAGAGGTTGAGTATGAGTGGAAGCCTGTTACGTGTGATTTTTGCAAGGGTGTTGGTCATGAAGCTAAGGATTGCAGATGGAAGAAACAGGGAGACAAGAAAAAAGAAACTAAGGTGGTTAGGAAGGAGTGGAGACCTATTGCAGGAAAGGCAGTGGAGAAAGTGCCTGAGCTAGGCAATGATACCTCTGGAGAAGCACCTGAGATACAGGAGAACACGACAAAGGATGGGGGTGTGAGTCCACTGTCTAGAGTATCCTGCTCTGCTAAAGGGGAACAAGGGACTGTTAAGAGGCTGGTCATACTGGGTAGGCAAGATGCTAGAGAAGAAGGGTATAGTGACTCCAATTTTGGGGCTCACTCATATACAGAGGTGGTCCAAAGGTCTGGAACAGTACAACAGCAACAAGGAGTAAGTGGTAGTGAAGGTAACACAAAAAAACATCTTAATCTTAATGGATAATTTTGGCTTTTGGAATATAAGAGGGATGAATAGTGTAAATAAACAGAAGGAAATAAATTGGTTTTTACAGAATAAAAGAGtaggtctttttggcctattagAAACAAAAATTAAGCCATGTAATTTCAATAAAGTAGCTAATTCTTTTAGTACTAGTTGGAGCATTTCTACCAATTCCAGATTTCATAAGGGAGGAAGGATTTGGGTGCTGTGGCAGCCTGCTAAGTTTCAGATCCAGTTCCTTGAGTATGATGCCCAATTCATACACATGAAGGTGGAATCTTTACTAAGCAAGGAGAGTTTTTACCTTACCTATATCTATGCTTTCAATGGCATACATGAGAGAACTCCTCTGTGGAGTAAGCTTAGGAGGATTGCTACTACTATGAGAGGTCCGTGGGCTATGGGAGGTGATTTCAATTATGTGCTAGCACATAGTGAAAGGTGTGGGGGACATACCTCCCAAGCTGAGATTGATGATTTCAGGAGTTGTGTCATTGATTGTGGTATGCTAGATATACAAGCTATTGGGTCATTGTAcacttggaataacaagcagAGGCCTGAAGACAGAACATAAAACAAATTGGACAGATTTATGGTTAACAAAGACTGGACGGATTTCTATCCTGATTATTATGCTCATTTCATGCCAGAAGGTCTTTTTGACCATACTCCTTGTCTGGTTGGAAGTAGTAAACATACTCAATCTCCTAGAAGCTTcaaatatttcaatatgtggggaCAGTCAGAAAATTTTATTCCTATTGTGCAGAATACATGGAAGAGGCAGTTGATGGGACCTTAATGTACCAAGTGGTAAGGAAACTGAAAGCTCTTAAGGCAGGCCTCAAACAACTCAACAAGGAAAGATTTTCTGACATAGAAAATGCCACTAATCTGTTACAGATTCAGGTTTCTAAGTTGCAGGAGGGCTTGGGAGTAAATCCTAATGATCTAGATAAAGTGGCAGAGGAATTTCAGGCTGCTAAGAGGCTAAAAGAAATGATTGCTGCAAGGGATTCCTTTTTAGCTCAGAAAGCAAAGTGTCTATGGATGAAGGAGGGTGATGCAAATACTGCTTTTTTCCATGGATCAATTAAAAGCAAGAGAGTGGTGAATAGGGTGGTGGCTATTGAAGATGTCCAGGGGAAAAGTTGCAGTGATACTCATCAAATAAAGAAGGCCTTCCTGGACTACTACACAGGGCTATTAGGAACCAGCACACAAACCAAAAGAGTGAGGACACCTATTATTAGATGTGGCAGATTGTGTACTGAAGTTCATGCTTTCACTCTCCTCCTCCCTGTCACTGCTGATGAGGTTAAGAAGGCTATTTTTAGTATACCTAATATCAAGGCTCCTGGGCCAGATGGGTATACTAGTAAGTTCTACAAAGATGCATGGAATGTGGTAGGTAATGATGTCACAAGAGCTGTCCAAGATTTTTTTACTCACAGGAAACTCCTCAAGCAAGTCAATTCAACTACTCTGACCATCATTCCAAAGTGTGATAGACCTCAGAATGTCACCCAATTCAGGCCAATTGCCTGCTGCAATGTGATCTATAAGGCCATTTCAAAGATCCTATGTTCAAGACTTGGGAATATTTTACCTGACATTGTTGACCAAAATCAGGGAGCTTTCATACAGGGAAGAAGTATACTAGAAAACGTCCTCATATGCCAAGATTTGATAAGATTATACAACAGGCCCAATAGCTCTCCTAGGTGTATGTTTAAGATTGATCTTCAGAAAGCCTATGATACAGTTGAGTGGGAGTTTATCAACCAACTACTGGATGCCCTCAAGTTTCCCACACAATTTAAAGAGATGATCATGCAATTTGTCTCCACAGCTTCCTTCACTTTATCACTCAATGGAGAGAATTTTGGTTTTTTCCAAGGGAAGAGGGGGTTAAGGCAAGGGGATACCTTATCCCCTTTACTTTTCACTCTATGCATGGACTACCTTACCAGAACTATGAGCTATGCTGCAAGGGGTGGAAATTTCAAATATCACCCTCTATGCAAGGATTTAAAACTGACCAAtcttatgtttgcagatgatgttCTGATGTTTTGCAAGGGGGATGCTAACTCTATGATGCTTATCTTAAAGGCCTTCAATACCATCTCAAGCACATCAGGTCTCAAAATTAGTCCTTCTAAGTCTAATGCTTATTTCAATGGGGTCTCTGAGTCTCTTAAACAAGACATCCTTGATGTGTCTGGGTTTAAAGAAGGAACCATTCCTTTCAAATATCTTGGGATGCCCATACAAACTACGAGGCTTAGGAGGAAGGACTGTCAGGTGCTGATAGAAAATGTATGTCTAAGAATTCATAGATTAGGTGCCAAAAAACTATCATATGCTGGGAGACTGGTACTCATACAAGCTGTACTTACCACGTTGCACTCATACTGGGCATCAATTTTTATTCTCCCAAAAGGAGTTATTCGTAATATTGAGGCCATTTGTAGGAACTTCTTATGGGATGGGAATGCGGAGTACAGGAGGGTTCCACTGGTGGCTTGGAAAAAAATTTGCAGTCCTAAAATGGAAGGTGGGCTTGGAATACGAGACCAGGGACTTTGGAATAAAGCCATAGTTGGGAAGCTGGTGAATTGGATAGCAAAGAAGAAGGATAGCTTGTGGGTTAAGTGGGTTCATCAGGTTTATATCAGGGATAAGAATTGGATGGAGTACACCCCTACCAGTGAGTCAAGTTGGGCATGGAGGAAAATTTGCAAAACAAAAGAGGGCCTGGCTGAGGGATATGTTAATGGGAGTTGGAGCATTGAAACCAAGGGATACACAGCTCGAGGATGCTACGAATGGATGAGAGGTCAGGGTCCTAAGGTCAGGTGGGCGAGTATGGTGTGGAATAGGTGGTCACTACCTAAACACAGCATTTTCACATGGCTAATTATGAATCAATCCCTAAATACCAAATCGAAATTATATCGTATATGGGTTTGTGATGAGGCAACTTGTTGTCTATGTGCACAATCAGAGGAAACACAAGAACATCTTTTCTCGAGATGTGAATATAGCAGCAGGGTAATTAAGGAATTAAATTTCAAGGGTAAGATGACCATACCTCGGGACAATAGTCTGGAATGGGGTGTACGCAGAAGAGGGACGAAGTTTCAACGGGGGATCCAAGTGATGGTGCTGACGGCGAGGGTATACCACATTTGGAATCAACGGAACAAAGCTCGAATTGACGGAATGGTGGAGAGACCTGAGATTGTTGCCCAAAGAATCTTTCACGATGCACGAATCCAATCTGGGAAGCTTCTCCGGCAGCCGATGGCAGCAAAGGACAGAAGATGGTATGAGACGAGATTTGGGGAGACTTGATGGAAGTTTGGAGATGGGTAATGGTGGTTGTTGAGGTAGACGAAGACTCATAGTTTGGTTTTTAATCGCCTGAAGACATAGAAAAGGGGATCTGGAATTGTTGGTAAGGTTGGAATGCAGATAGAGATAAGGTTAGAGTGTTAAGTGGAAAGAAAGATTCGGGTGTTTAGGATAACCCGTTTTGTTTGTACATGGACTTTTTTTTCCTCGGTTTTAATATTAttcttacattttaccaaaaaaaaagggAGGTTGAAGGGGAAAAAATTGGGGTCACCGGATGATTTACTTGATTTCATGGGTAAGAAACGACCCAAGTGCAATATGAGCGAAGGATGGTAATAATATagtttattttgagttaaattgAAGTACGGATTAATCTAAGAAGACGGGTTATAATTTGGATTAttcttatgaaataaccctaaaacAAGCAACAAGTTACATAGTGGGGcccaaaatgtcaccactttatgcatatttgatccgtctttcactttagacggatatatctaTCTATAATGAGACTAATTGCATAATCAAAGAACACAAAGTTAAGCAACATAATTAAGAAAGATGATAACTCCAAATGTTAATTGAATCTAGTAAACTACTACAATCTGAATGAATAAAAATCTACAATCTGaatgacatttttttttttttttttttttttagtatctTGTAATTAAATaaggcaaataaacaaaataattcCTTATTCCTTCTTCATTTACCATGCCCTCTCCAACTCttgggggtgtttggttggctaCTTTgcaatggaatggaatggattgaatccattcaagtgtttggttgggtaattttggaatggagttagatacctaaTGAATTCTAACTCCACCCTAACCCCTTAGAATATACTACCCATCTCTTCCCCTTGGATTCCAACTCCATTCCTTCATACTTCTTATTAAAATGAACCAAACAAGTTTTTAAAGGAATGGAATGAGAACCCCATACTACTATGTTTTCTCATTCCATTCCATTCAATTCCTACACACTGAACCAAACGATCCCTTGGTTTTTCATGTTATTCTTCTCATCTTGCTTGCTCAATTTCAATCTCCATCGTTCTTTTTCTTAGACTCTTTCAATAAATCATTGGTTGTCAATTGTACAAGTTATAACTGTAACTCCGTAAGCATGCACCCCCCTGTCTTAGTCAATAGTTTatattatttggtttattttatgaggaaaaataaagtaaatgtaaactaCTAATTAAGACGGATGGAGTACTATATTAGTCTCTTGTTTTTTCCTTGGCTGAATCATTTTTTAAGTAGTGTTGCCCTTAATTGAAAGTTTGTGGCGTCCATCCTAATCCAGTTCTCATATTTATTATCCTATCTCATAGAGCTCGAGATTATTGCCGCGTGGTGATTTTGAATCAGATCAATGAGTTTGTGATCTCTCGTAACCTCAATTTACATTTTCCAATCTCAAAGCTCTCATAGAAAttatattttaatgtttttatttttctaatATTCATGTAcaaatattatactccctccgtcccggatatttgttgtcatttggttttgtcacaaagatcaaggaaaaaggagatgaccaattactaaatgacaagtggaacaaattgagtgtgaatgatcaaattactcattaagttcattcttaaaatagaaagaacaacaaataattgagacaccccaaaatggaaaatgacaacaaatgactgggacagagggagtacatgTTAATTTTTAATATCTTCT
The Silene latifolia isolate original U9 population chromosome 11, ASM4854445v1, whole genome shotgun sequence genome window above contains:
- the LOC141614179 gene encoding uncharacterized protein LOC141614179, with protein sequence MATEEKTRLNFARVMIELQVNQKLPDMVKFKDELGQLIKIEVEYEWKPVTCDFCKGVGHEAKDCRWKKQGDKKKETKVVRKEWRPIAGKAVEKVPELGNDTSGEAPEIQENTTKDGGVSPLSRVSCSAKGEQGTVKRLVILGRQDAREEGYSDSNFGAHSYTEVVQRSGTVQQQQGVSGSEETKIKPCNFNKVANSFSTSWSISTNSRFHKGGRIWVLWQPAKFQIQFLEYDAQFIHMKVESLLSKESFYLTYIYAFNGIHERTPLWSKLRRIATTMRGPWAMGGDFNYVLAHSERCGGHTSQAEIDDFRSCVIDCGMLDIQAIGSLYTWNNKQRPEDRT